The DNA window ATTTTGCATTGTTAAACGTTTACGTGCTTCCACATTCATCGGTTTGCTGTAAAACAAATAGTTATTACGCCCTTGCTGTTTTGCTTCAAACATGGCGTTATCAGCGTGTTTGAGTAACTCGTCAATATCGTCACCATCTTCAGGATAAAGACTAATACCGATTGTTGCACTGATAAAAATTTCAAATCCTTCTAATAAAAAAGAACGTTGCAGATGACGCAACAATCTATCTGCCATGTCTGCCGCTGATTGCAAAATCGTCTGTTCATTTCTCAACCCGTCCAGTAACACGACAAATTCATCCCCGCCTAAGCGGGCAACTGAATCAGTATCTTCATTCACACAATTCAGCAGACGATGGGCGACATTTTGCAAAAGTTGATCGCCTGTTGGGTGACTGAATGCCGTATTTACATCTTTAAAATTATCTAAATCAATGAATAATAGGGCGAGTCGGTATTTTTCCCGTTGCGCCCGTTTAATCGCAAGGCGGAGTCGGTCTTGAAATAAGGCACGATTGGGGAGCGTTGTCAGTGCATCATAATGGGATAACTGATAAATACGCTGTTCAGAAAGACGTTGATGCGTGTTATCTGTCAGAATACCAATATAATGCGTTATTTTTTGTTGCTCATTTTTAACCGCACTGATACTTAACCAACAGGCAAACACATCAATATTTTTGCGACGATTCCAAATTTCGCCGCTCCAATGCCCTAGCGTATTGATTGCCTCCCACATATTCTGATAAAACAGTTCTTCATGTAGCCCTGATTTTAAAATACTGGGATTTTTTCCCAAACATTCGACCTCGGTATAACCTGTTAATTTAGTAAAGGCTTGATTTGCAAGAATAATATGGCAATTTGCATCCGTGATAACAATCCCTTCGCGGCTTGCTTGGAAGACACTAGCCGCTAATTTTAATTGTGCTTCTGCATGTTCACGCTCACAAATTTCTGCCTGCAACTTTAAATTATTTTCTGCAAGTTCTTTTGTCCTACGTCTTACTTCACTCTCTAACACGTTACGCGCTTCTAATAACTCCGTTTGAAACAAATCTGTTGTTTCTGTCACTGTTTGCAAAGACAGTTCTAAATCTTTTTTTTCCTGTTCTAAAACAGCAAATTGCTGACGGAATTTGGCAAGGCGATTTAATAATTCATACTCAATTAAATCACCATGTTCAGTGCTCGCTTCAAGGGAAATTTGCAAGTCATCCTTTTCTGCCTCTAACTCGCGTAAACGCTGATGTAGTTCCCTCAATTCTAAGAGTAAAGTTGCTTTGGTTTTATTCTGCATCTCGTTAGCCTTGAAAAACTGAATCATCAGACAATGACTAAAATCAGTATGCGTATGTGAATACTACGACGGCAATTTATCTAACGCGATAAAATTGTAAAGTAAATGACGTGGGTGACAGGATAAAGACTATTCAAGTTGTAAGGTCAACGTCGGCATTAAACGTTGCAGATTTTTTAATAACCTCACTTGCCAAGGTACTTGCTCGTAACCAATCACCGCTAGCTGTAAGTTCTTTTTATTTCTAACATTAATCACAAATTTGGTCATCGTATTAATGCCAGAACTATTTAAAAACTCTAACCCTCGTACATCAAGTGTTAATTCCTCAATGGGTTGCTCGGCGGCTTGGTTCATCAACTCCAACAAAGGTGCATACTCGTCACTGCCACTCAACAACAACGAACCTTTACAGATAATCACATGAGTTGTTGCATCAAACGTAATATCATAATCATCGGTTTTTATTTGCATAACTTTTTACTCTACGATAGTTCTTTTTAAGAAATCCATTCTATTAATAACAATAACAAGGTTTAAGATACATCAAGAGAAACTCGGGTTGTCACAATAGCGATGGGTGGATTTTCCTCTATTGTATCGAATTTCCAACTCAACGTAGCGGAATAGTCGCAAATCATGCTTAAGAATCCTAAACCTGAATGTCCTTTGCTTCCTTCAGAACTCGCATTAGCCTCCATTTGCTGAATATATAATTCTTGTGGGTCTTCGTTCAGTATTCTGGTGATGAATGCCTGAAATTGTTCAACATTATCAGGATTGATACTATTAACCACTTGGAAAATTAATCGATCTCTGAAAAGATGAAAGGCGATTTTAGTCGGAAAACTCGCTGTTTCATCGTTAAACTTCATCGCATTTTCTAATAACTCATTTGCGATATATTTCACTGCATTCTTACTCTTAGCAGGAATATAGCTGCCATTATTCGCTTCACGTTTTTCAGGATTACCCACAAAAAAAGTTTGCAAATAATCCGCAATAAAATCCGCTGACAGCCCATTATTCCGCCACCGTTGTTTTAACGGAATTGATGTTGGGGAAAAGCCAATGACGAGATACTCGGCATGCTCCTCCAAATCAGTAAAATCGCCAAAGAATTGGGACATCGTTTAATAAACCTCCATCAAACTGCTTAGTTTTCCCTAATCACGACAATGGTTAATACTAACAAAGGTTGATGACAGCTAACGGCTTTGCCATACGTGATGCGGGAATATTTTTAACGGGTAATATTTAAACACTTGTTTAAAAAGACACAGTGCTGATAACTATTTTTATTGAATTCGCACTATCCGTGCTTTCTACTTTACACTTGATGGTTAATACCCATATCATTTTTTTAAGAAAATTATATGATTCAGTATATGAGAAACATCTACAATGCAGCATATTTTTATCTTAAGGGTATTAATTCAGTGATTATGCGCTACTAATTGCACAAATCAATAAAAGCGATAACCTTGTTAATTCTTAACATCTCTATCGCGGTAGCTTTAAATTCATGTCCAGCATATCAATATAAAAGATGGACAACTTAAAAAGTTCATTGCAACAAGCAACACCTAATTATCCTGTATTTTGTTACGTCATTATTTTATTTATGCTTGATACAGGCAGTTTACAAATGATTTTTTTAACCATAATCTCAACTAATTTAAGTATCTTAATTCACATCATTCACAGTACAACCTCAAAAATTTAGAGATAATCAGTGAAAACTCAAAATAAAATAGTTGTCTTCATGTTTACCATGCTTGCATTATTAGGTGTTCCCATTATTTTAATGGGTTACATCATCATTAATAAAATTATTTACGAACTCAATGAAAAATTAATTGAAAAAGAACTTTTCATTATACAACAAGATATTATATCAGCGTATAACACACTTAAAAAAAATGGGCTTACGAATAATGCTGAAGCAACCACGCAAGCACAGATAGAAATTTTAAAACGCTATCAATATTTTAAACTTAATGAAACAGGCTACTTTTATATTATCAATTCGAGTGGAAAAGTTGTTTTACATCCTAATTTTGAGCAAGGAAGTATTTTTAATACTAATTATGCAAAACAGCTTATTCAAGAAAAAAGAGGAGTTATACATAGTCGCATCCAAGACAAAATTTATTATAGTGTTTTTCAAGATTTTCCTGCTTGGGATTGGATTATTGTCATCAGTATTGCGGAGACAGAACTATTTAAAGATCGTGCGTTTTATTTAAACTTTGTCATTATAATGAGTTTTCTTATTTTTGCAGGCGTATTGTTATTATCGTACCTTTCTACACGAGGAACAACTCAGAACATACAAGCCATTTTACAATACTTAAAAGCAATTGAATGTGGTGACTTAACCAATTCACCACCTAAAGTCACCCATGATGAAATTGGGATGATTTTACAAGGCATTATTTCTATGGTAACTCGCTTAACTAGCATCAATAAACAACTCATCGATGAAATTCAACATCGTTATACCATAGAAACTGCCTTATTAGAGGCAAAAGAATCTGCAGAAAAAGCCCGCCATGCCGCAGAAGCAGCTAACCGAGCCAAGAGTACATTCCTTGCCAATATGAGCCATGAATTGCGTACCCCACTTAATGGTATTTTAGGCTACACCCAAATTTTACAAAGAGATAAAAATTTAACCTCGCATCAAATTGATGGCATTCACATTATCCACAGCAGCGGTGAATACTTACTCACACTGATTAATGACATTTTAGACCTTTCTAAAATAGAAGCGAATCAACTCGATTTATTTCCCCTTGATTTCAACTTACATGAATTTTTACAAGAGCTAGTCCATTTATTCCAAATCCGTGCGAAAGAAAAAGGCATCAGCTTTTTATATGAACCTGTGACCCATTTACCTGTTGGCGTTCATGGTGATGCCATTCGATTACGTCAAATTCTCATCAATTTATTGAGCAATGCGACAAAATTTACAGAGCGAGGCGGTGTCACCTTTAAGGTTGGCTACTATGAAGACAAAATCCGTTTTCAAATTGAAGATACTGGCGTTGGTATTCATCCCCATGATATAGAAAACATTTTTATTCCTTTCCAACAATTAGGGGAAGTAACCCGAAAAACGGCAGGCACAGGATTAGGATTATCAATTACGAAACGTCTTGTTGAAAGAATGGGCGGTCAGATTCACTTAGAAAGCACTATAGGACAAGGAAGTATTTTCTGGTTTGCCATTGTGTTACCTGAAGCGACCGATTTTAAAAAAGACCATACTGAAATACAAGAAACCATTGTTGCCTATGAAGGTAATCCCCGTACCATTTTAATTATTGACGATAAAGAAAAGAATCGAGCTATTCTACGTAATCTATTAATTCCTTTAGGGTTTAAACTTACCGAAGCAAACAATGGACAAGAAGGGCTTGCACAAGCATTACAAACGCCACCTAATTTAATCCTCACTGATTTAATCATGCCGTTAATGGATGGGTTTGAATTTACACATCATCTCCGCTCTTTTACCAATCTTGAAAACGTGCCAATTATCGCAACCTCTTCAAGTGTTTTTGCACAACATCGTCAGGAAAGTTTAAAAGCGGGATGCGATGCATTTATTACTAAACCTATTCAACAAGATGAACTACTCGCAATTATTCAGCAATTATTAAACATTCAATGGGTTTATGCTTGTCACACAACTAAAGCCGCAGGGGATATGCCGACTGAAAGTGAACATGAAATTTTAATTCCCTGCTTACCAACTGTACAGCTTGATATTCTTTATGATTTAGCAATGATGGGAGATATTACTGGCATTAATAAACAACTAGAATTAATCGATAATCGCGACCCTCATGCAATGAGTTTTATCGAAAAAATCCGTAATCTAGCAGCTAATTTTCAAGTTGAAGAAATCTGTCATCTACTTGCCCCTTATTTAAATCAAAAGTCTTAATTGTTCAACTTATACTTATAACGCCTCTCTTGAGCAAATAAAGAAAAAATTATTATATTTCTTATAAAAATCACGATAACGTACCCGTTTTTATGATGACGGGTAATGTTAATTGCTGATACTAACCCCTAAAGGAGCTATCAATTTATGACAACATTTTCTCATTTAACGCGCAAAACGGTTTTTAAT is part of the Beggiatoa alba B18LD genome and encodes:
- a CDS encoding putative bifunctional diguanylate cyclase/phosphodiesterase, whose translation is MQNKTKATLLLELRELHQRLRELEAEKDDLQISLEASTEHGDLIEYELLNRLAKFRQQFAVLEQEKKDLELSLQTVTETTDLFQTELLEARNVLESEVRRRTKELAENNLKLQAEICEREHAEAQLKLAASVFQASREGIVITDANCHIILANQAFTKLTGYTEVECLGKNPSILKSGLHEELFYQNMWEAINTLGHWSGEIWNRRKNIDVFACWLSISAVKNEQQKITHYIGILTDNTHQRLSEQRIYQLSHYDALTTLPNRALFQDRLRLAIKRAQREKYRLALLFIDLDNFKDVNTAFSHPTGDQLLQNVAHRLLNCVNEDTDSVARLGGDEFVVLLDGLRNEQTILQSAADMADRLLRHLQRSFLLEGFEIFISATIGISLYPEDGDDIDELLKHADNAMFEAKQQGRNNYLFYSKPMNVEARKRLTMQNGLRRALENNEFYLCYQPQLELKNQRIIGAEALIRWQHPQLGLISPNDFIPLAESTGLIIPIGEWALRTACLQNKLWQDQGLPAIRLAVNLSVRQFHHQGLLNSINAALQQSHLDPRWLELEITETLAMTSAEKTLKKIQALQDLGISMAIDDFGTGYSSLNYLKQFSLDILKIDKSFINDIHTSSGNILISTIINMAHSLEMRVVAEGVETSAQLDALTQLACEYVQGFIFYRPLLKEDMQQLLIEEQAKLVLSK
- a CDS encoding slr1659 superfamily regulator — translated: MQIKTDDYDITFDATTHVIICKGSLLLSGSDEYAPLLELMNQAAEQPIEELTLDVRGLEFLNSSGINTMTKFVINVRNKKNLQLAVIGYEQVPWQVRLLKNLQRLMPTLTLQLE
- a CDS encoding DUF6272 family protein; its protein translation is MSQFFGDFTDLEEHAEYLVIGFSPTSIPLKQRWRNNGLSADFIADYLQTFFVGNPEKREANNGSYIPAKSKNAVKYIANELLENAMKFNDETASFPTKIAFHLFRDRLIFQVVNSINPDNVEQFQAFITRILNEDPQELYIQQMEANASSEGSKGHSGLGFLSMICDYSATLSWKFDTIEENPPIAIVTTRVSLDVS
- a CDS encoding ATP-binding protein, with amino-acid sequence MFTMLALLGVPIILMGYIIINKIIYELNEKLIEKELFIIQQDIISAYNTLKKNGLTNNAEATTQAQIEILKRYQYFKLNETGYFYIINSSGKVVLHPNFEQGSIFNTNYAKQLIQEKRGVIHSRIQDKIYYSVFQDFPAWDWIIVISIAETELFKDRAFYLNFVIIMSFLIFAGVLLLSYLSTRGTTQNIQAILQYLKAIECGDLTNSPPKVTHDEIGMILQGIISMVTRLTSINKQLIDEIQHRYTIETALLEAKESAEKARHAAEAANRAKSTFLANMSHELRTPLNGILGYTQILQRDKNLTSHQIDGIHIIHSSGEYLLTLINDILDLSKIEANQLDLFPLDFNLHEFLQELVHLFQIRAKEKGISFLYEPVTHLPVGVHGDAIRLRQILINLLSNATKFTERGGVTFKVGYYEDKIRFQIEDTGVGIHPHDIENIFIPFQQLGEVTRKTAGTGLGLSITKRLVERMGGQIHLESTIGQGSIFWFAIVLPEATDFKKDHTEIQETIVAYEGNPRTILIIDDKEKNRAILRNLLIPLGFKLTEANNGQEGLAQALQTPPNLILTDLIMPLMDGFEFTHHLRSFTNLENVPIIATSSSVFAQHRQESLKAGCDAFITKPIQQDELLAIIQQLLNIQWVYACHTTKAAGDMPTESEHEILIPCLPTVQLDILYDLAMMGDITGINKQLELIDNRDPHAMSFIEKIRNLAANFQVEEICHLLAPYLNQKS